Proteins from a genomic interval of Vreelandella profundi:
- a CDS encoding valine--tRNA ligase gives MEKTYQPEQIETRWYERWEADNRFAPSGKGAPFSIMIPPPNVTGSLHMGHAFQDTIMDTLTRWKRMQGNNTLWQVGTDHAGIATQMLVERKLAAEEGKTRHDLGRDAFIDKVWEWKEESGGQITRQLRRMGASVDWSRERFTMDDGFYKAVQEVFVRLHEEKLIYRGKRLVNWDPTLHTAISDLEVENKEQQGSFWHFRYPLADGVQTADGKNYVVVATTRPETLLGDTGVAVNPDDARYASLIGTFIELPLVGRRIPIVADEHADIEKGSGCVKITPAHDFNDYEVGKRHNHLLINVFSKDASILERAEIFDLKGQPHPDEDASLPAKYAGLDRFDARKQIVADMDALGLLEQVEAVNNTLPYGDRSGDVIEPLLTDQWFVAVESLAKPAIEAVENGDIQFVPKNYENMYFAWMRDLQDWCISRQLWWGHRIPAWYDAEGNIYVARSEEEAREKHGLGADVALTQDEDVLDTWFSSGLWTFGTLGWPEQTPELETFHPSSVLVTGFDIIFFWVARMIMMTLKFTKQVPFKTVYVHGLVRDGQGQKMSKSKGNVLDPIDLIDGITLDELLDKRTGNMMQPKQAKAIAKATKDEFKDGIEAHGTDALRFTFLSQATTGRDIKFDMNRLDGYRNFCNKLWNASRYVLMNAEGEDCGLDGSDVELSLADRWIISQLQKVESQVTKAMDEYRFDHASQALYEFVWNEYCDWYLELSKPVLWDENATAEAKRGTRRTLVRVLETILRLAHPMMPYITEEIWQRVAPLAGVFMGEGASIMLQSWPETDASKIDDQASLDIEWLKGVIIAVRNIRAEMNISPGKPLDVLLTKGKPEDIERLDSNRHFLSKLAKLESVSWLENPNDAPLCATQLVGDMEVLVPMADLIDKDVELARLAKEIEKQDKFIGGIEKKLGNDGFIAKAPVAVVDKERGKLAEFQATKQLLEEQKMKIEAL, from the coding sequence ATGGAAAAGACCTACCAACCCGAGCAGATCGAAACCCGCTGGTACGAGCGCTGGGAAGCCGACAACCGTTTCGCCCCTTCCGGCAAGGGCGCGCCTTTTTCGATCATGATTCCCCCGCCCAACGTGACCGGCAGCCTGCATATGGGCCACGCGTTCCAGGACACCATTATGGATACCCTGACGCGCTGGAAGCGAATGCAGGGGAACAATACGCTGTGGCAGGTAGGCACCGACCACGCCGGTATCGCCACGCAAATGCTGGTGGAACGTAAGCTTGCAGCGGAAGAGGGCAAAACCCGCCACGATTTAGGCCGCGACGCGTTTATCGATAAAGTGTGGGAATGGAAGGAAGAGTCTGGCGGCCAGATTACCCGCCAGCTGCGCCGCATGGGCGCAAGCGTAGATTGGAGCCGCGAACGCTTCACCATGGACGACGGCTTCTACAAAGCAGTTCAAGAAGTATTTGTTCGCCTGCACGAAGAAAAACTGATTTATCGTGGCAAGCGCTTGGTCAACTGGGACCCAACGCTGCACACCGCCATTTCTGATTTAGAAGTAGAAAATAAAGAGCAGCAAGGCAGCTTCTGGCATTTCCGCTACCCGTTGGCGGATGGCGTGCAAACGGCTGATGGCAAGAATTACGTGGTGGTCGCCACCACCCGCCCAGAAACGCTGCTCGGTGATACCGGCGTAGCCGTGAACCCAGACGACGCCCGCTATGCCTCATTGATCGGCACCTTTATTGAGCTGCCGCTGGTTGGTCGGCGTATTCCGATCGTGGCCGACGAACACGCGGATATCGAAAAAGGCTCGGGCTGCGTCAAGATCACCCCTGCCCACGACTTTAACGATTACGAAGTCGGCAAGCGGCATAACCACCTGCTGATTAACGTTTTCTCCAAAGATGCGTCGATCCTTGAACGTGCCGAAATCTTTGACCTGAAGGGTCAGCCTCATCCTGACGAAGATGCCAGCCTGCCCGCCAAGTACGCAGGCCTGGACCGCTTCGACGCGCGCAAGCAAATCGTGGCTGACATGGATGCCCTAGGTCTGCTGGAACAGGTAGAAGCCGTTAACAATACCCTGCCCTATGGCGATCGTTCAGGTGACGTGATTGAACCGCTGCTCACCGATCAGTGGTTTGTGGCGGTGGAATCGCTCGCCAAACCGGCCATTGAAGCGGTGGAAAACGGCGATATTCAGTTCGTGCCTAAAAACTACGAAAACATGTACTTTGCCTGGATGCGCGACCTGCAAGACTGGTGTATTTCCCGCCAGCTGTGGTGGGGCCACCGCATTCCAGCGTGGTACGACGCCGAAGGCAATATCTACGTTGCCCGCAGCGAAGAGGAAGCGCGCGAGAAGCACGGCCTTGGTGCCGACGTGGCGCTTACGCAAGACGAAGACGTGCTCGACACCTGGTTTAGCTCGGGTCTGTGGACCTTCGGCACCCTCGGCTGGCCAGAACAAACGCCAGAGCTTGAGACATTCCATCCTTCCAGCGTGCTGGTCACCGGCTTTGACATCATCTTCTTCTGGGTTGCCCGGATGATCATGATGACCCTGAAGTTCACCAAACAGGTGCCATTCAAAACGGTGTATGTGCATGGCCTGGTGCGTGACGGCCAGGGTCAGAAGATGTCCAAATCTAAGGGCAACGTACTCGATCCTATCGATTTGATCGACGGCATCACCTTGGATGAACTGCTCGACAAGCGCACCGGCAATATGATGCAGCCGAAACAGGCGAAGGCCATTGCCAAGGCGACCAAGGACGAATTTAAAGACGGCATCGAAGCCCATGGCACCGATGCGCTGCGCTTTACCTTCCTCTCCCAGGCCACCACCGGGCGCGATATCAAGTTTGATATGAACCGCTTGGATGGCTATCGCAACTTCTGCAATAAGCTGTGGAACGCCTCGCGCTACGTGCTGATGAACGCCGAAGGCGAGGATTGCGGGCTAGATGGCAGTGACGTTGAGCTCTCTCTGGCCGACCGCTGGATTATTTCACAGCTGCAGAAGGTTGAGTCTCAGGTCACTAAAGCGATGGATGAATATCGTTTCGACCACGCCTCACAAGCGCTGTATGAATTTGTCTGGAACGAATACTGCGACTGGTATCTGGAGCTTTCCAAACCGGTACTGTGGGACGAAAACGCCACAGCAGAAGCGAAAAGAGGCACTCGCCGCACACTGGTGCGCGTGCTCGAAACGATTCTGCGCCTTGCCCACCCGATGATGCCCTATATCACCGAAGAGATTTGGCAGCGCGTCGCGCCGCTGGCGGGCGTGTTTATGGGTGAAGGTGCGTCGATCATGCTGCAGTCCTGGCCGGAAACCGACGCAAGCAAAATCGACGATCAAGCAAGCCTTGATATCGAGTGGCTGAAGGGCGTGATTATCGCTGTACGCAACATCCGCGCCGAGATGAACATCTCCCCCGGTAAACCGCTCGACGTGCTGCTGACCAAAGGCAAGCCAGAAGACATCGAACGTCTGGATAGCAACCGTCACTTCCTTTCCAAGCTCGCCAAGCTAGAAAGCGTTAGCTGGCTTGAAAACCCCAACGACGCGCCGCTTTGCGCCACGCAGCTCGTGGGCGATATGGAAGTGCTGGTACCGATGGCGGACTTGATCGATAAAGACGTCGAGCTGGCCCGCCTAGCCAAAGAGATCGAAAAGCAGGATAAATTCATCGGCGGCATCGAGAAAAAGCTCGGCAACGACGGCTTTATCGCCAAAGCCCCCGTCGCAGTGGTCGACAAAGAGCGCGGCAAACTCGCCGAATTCCAAGCAACGAAGCAGCTGCTGGAAGAACAAAAGATGAAGATAGAGGCGCTGTAA
- a CDS encoding ABC transporter substrate-binding protein, with amino-acid sequence MPINRNSLRATTAVTMLALSFSAMANPDPSDWPAVQQAAEGQTVYWNAWGGDTRTNRYINWVAQQMQAQYGVDVEHVKLDDTGSAVARVLAEKQAGNGDDGSIDLIWINGENFAAMRESDLLFGPFAEALPNFTLTNAAANPEVVTDFTLPTEGYEAPWGKAQITFYYDSAQTDTPPQDMQALLSWAEANPGQFSYPRIPDFTGSTFLKQALIELTEQDEALYQPVSEADFEAVTAPLWAYLDTLHPHLWRSGRTFPDSGPNLRTLMSDGELSLAFSFYPTDAAVAVMEYELPESVRSYVLEGGTLGNVHFVAIPYNSPHKAGAMVLADFLLSPQAQAQKQSLAMWGDRSVLDIAQLDADTQALFEQGERHPAELPADALSNTLPEPHPSWMTALQEAWLERYGVN; translated from the coding sequence ATGCCGATTAACCGCAACTCCCTGCGTGCCACAACGGCGGTGACGATGCTGGCGCTGAGCTTTTCCGCCATGGCCAACCCAGATCCAAGTGATTGGCCGGCCGTGCAGCAAGCGGCCGAAGGCCAGACCGTTTATTGGAACGCATGGGGCGGTGATACGCGGACGAATCGCTACATTAACTGGGTCGCCCAGCAAATGCAGGCGCAGTACGGCGTTGATGTGGAGCACGTCAAGCTGGATGACACCGGCAGCGCCGTAGCGCGGGTGCTGGCGGAAAAGCAGGCCGGTAACGGCGACGATGGTAGCATCGACCTGATTTGGATCAACGGTGAAAACTTCGCGGCCATGCGCGAAAGCGACTTGCTGTTTGGCCCTTTCGCCGAAGCGCTGCCTAATTTTACGCTCACCAACGCCGCCGCTAACCCGGAGGTAGTGACCGACTTCACCCTTCCCACGGAAGGCTACGAAGCGCCGTGGGGCAAAGCGCAAATCACCTTCTATTACGATAGCGCCCAAACCGACACGCCCCCACAGGATATGCAGGCACTGCTCAGCTGGGCGGAAGCCAATCCCGGCCAGTTCAGCTATCCGCGCATTCCCGACTTCACCGGCAGCACGTTTTTAAAGCAGGCACTGATCGAGCTTACCGAGCAGGATGAGGCGCTTTATCAGCCGGTGTCAGAGGCCGATTTCGAGGCCGTAACAGCGCCGCTCTGGGCCTATTTAGATACGCTGCACCCGCACCTATGGCGCAGCGGACGCACCTTCCCTGACTCAGGCCCCAACCTGCGCACGCTGATGAGTGATGGCGAGCTGAGCCTGGCATTTTCCTTCTATCCCACCGATGCCGCCGTAGCGGTCATGGAGTATGAGCTGCCTGAAAGCGTTCGCAGCTACGTGCTAGAAGGCGGCACGCTAGGGAACGTACACTTTGTGGCGATTCCCTATAACTCACCGCATAAAGCCGGTGCCATGGTACTTGCCGACTTTTTGCTTTCTCCGCAGGCACAGGCCCAAAAACAGTCGCTAGCCATGTGGGGCGACCGCAGCGTACTCGATATCGCTCAACTCGATGCGGATACCCAAGCGCTGTTTGAGCAGGGTGAGCGCCATCCTGCCGAGCTGCCTGCCGATGCGCTTTCCAACACGCTGCCAGAACCACACCCTAGTTGGATGACCGCGCTTCAAGAGGCGTGGCTTGAGCGTTACGGCGTTAACTAA
- a CDS encoding aminoglycoside phosphotransferase family protein: MPTPIEARLEALASELQRAGVSYRELSPMADTGLAHDHVWVHRNDGDDWVARLPKQSQMNLPPQENLAYQAACYQRASPGGHMPTFYATLPPSDALPRGGLLVEAIRGRLTRLPDDLPAIADALASLHRQPLPSHAARQPLLAPDDPWQAMVTEVRQQANWLSDAQLSSKVTQRIQQELDMLPPRLSDATPALISFDTHPGNFLIRDDGRAVLVDLEKCRYGLPGIDLAHTSLYTSTTWDINSQAVLSLSEVIDFYRRWQTAMGETPSTETLVACRRATWLWSLTWCAKWRAQYVNAKDDQQRGEDWSAELTDDAVIEHVRDRVEHYLSLPTIDHVHGELQCLQASL, translated from the coding sequence ATGCCGACACCTATCGAGGCGCGACTAGAGGCGCTGGCAAGCGAACTACAGCGGGCAGGGGTTTCGTACCGTGAGCTTTCGCCGATGGCGGATACCGGGCTTGCTCACGATCACGTATGGGTGCACCGCAACGATGGTGACGACTGGGTGGCGAGGCTGCCAAAACAAAGCCAAATGAACCTGCCCCCACAAGAAAACCTGGCCTACCAAGCCGCCTGTTATCAGCGCGCCAGCCCAGGTGGTCATATGCCAACGTTTTATGCCACCTTGCCGCCCAGTGATGCCCTGCCACGCGGTGGTTTATTAGTTGAGGCTATCCGCGGCCGCTTGACCCGACTCCCGGATGACCTGCCCGCCATTGCGGATGCACTGGCCAGCCTGCATCGCCAACCGCTGCCCAGTCACGCGGCGCGGCAACCATTGCTTGCCCCTGACGACCCGTGGCAAGCAATGGTTACTGAAGTGCGCCAGCAGGCTAACTGGCTGAGTGATGCCCAGCTTTCCAGCAAAGTCACGCAACGCATTCAGCAAGAGCTGGATATGCTCCCGCCCCGCTTAAGCGATGCCACACCTGCACTGATTAGCTTTGATACTCACCCCGGCAACTTTTTAATCCGAGACGATGGCCGCGCCGTGTTAGTGGATCTTGAGAAATGCCGCTACGGCTTACCGGGTATTGATCTTGCGCATACCTCGCTTTATACCTCCACTACGTGGGATATCAATAGCCAAGCCGTGCTGTCGCTGAGCGAGGTGATTGATTTTTACCGTCGCTGGCAAACCGCCATGGGAGAAACACCCAGTACAGAAACCCTGGTCGCCTGTCGTCGCGCGACCTGGCTATGGTCGCTGACGTGGTGTGCCAAATGGCGTGCTCAATACGTCAACGCCAAAGATGACCAACAGCGCGGCGAAGACTGGTCGGCAGAACTCACTGACGACGCCGTGATTGAGCACGTCCGTGATCGCGTCGAGCATTATCTCTCGCTACCGACTATCGATCACGTCCACGGCGAGCTGCAGTGCCTGCAAGCCTCCCTGTGA